From the Gordonia bronchialis DSM 43247 genome, one window contains:
- the moaC gene encoding cyclic pyranopterin monophosphate synthase MoaC, whose protein sequence is MPPPASDPSGRDPGLTHIDASGTARMVDVGGKATTSRRAIAGGTFRTTTEVIDLLSEARLPKGDVLATARIAGIMAAKRTDELIPLCHQLALSSVEIDFDIGADHIDVTATVATSGQTGVEMEALTAVAVTGLTLHDMVKAVDRRASMGDIRLLEKTGGKSGTWRRDHSE, encoded by the coding sequence ATGCCACCGCCGGCGAGCGACCCGTCCGGCCGCGACCCCGGCCTGACGCACATCGACGCGTCGGGGACCGCGCGCATGGTCGACGTCGGTGGTAAGGCCACCACCAGCCGCCGCGCCATCGCGGGCGGAACCTTCCGGACGACGACCGAGGTCATCGACCTGCTCAGCGAAGCCCGCCTCCCCAAGGGAGACGTGCTGGCCACTGCCCGTATCGCCGGCATCATGGCCGCCAAACGCACCGACGAGCTGATCCCGCTCTGTCACCAGCTCGCACTGTCGTCGGTGGAGATCGATTTCGACATCGGTGCCGACCACATCGACGTCACCGCCACGGTTGCCACATCCGGCCAGACCGGCGTCGAGATGGAAGCCCTCACCGCGGTCGCCGTCACCGGACTCACCCTGCACGACATGGTCAAGGCCGTCGACCGCCGCGCATCGATGGGGGATATCCGCTTGCTGGAGAAGACCGGCGGCAAGTCGGGCACCTGGCGTCGGGACCACAGTGAGTGA
- the moaA gene encoding GTP 3',8-cyclase MoaA: protein MTTVALGLPTRRVPDAAASAPGRPEAAGGALIDTFGRVARDLRVSVTDRCNLRCTYCMPAEGLDWMDSAELLSTDELVRVLTVAVRDLGVHRIRFTGGEPLLRRDLEEIIARMAALPQRPELAMTTNGLGLTRRARGLVDAGLDRINVSLDTVDAQRFAEITRRDRLHDVLAGLAAARDAGLDPVKVNAVLADHSDLARLPDLLAFCLREGYELRIIEQMPLDADHAWARARMVTADEILGALSAAFDLRPDDAPRGSAPAATWIVDGHQRAGRPARVGVIASVTRPFCGDCDRTRLTADGSLRNCLFATTETDLRSVLRTLPDDRIDDAIAARWRANAWAKAAGHAVNTPDFRQPARPMSAIGG from the coding sequence GTGACGACCGTCGCGCTCGGGTTGCCGACACGCCGCGTGCCCGACGCCGCGGCGTCGGCCCCGGGACGTCCGGAGGCAGCCGGCGGCGCGCTGATCGACACCTTCGGCCGGGTAGCGCGCGATCTGCGGGTCTCGGTCACCGACCGCTGCAATCTGCGCTGCACCTACTGCATGCCCGCCGAGGGGCTGGACTGGATGGATTCCGCGGAACTGCTCAGCACCGATGAACTGGTGCGGGTGCTGACCGTCGCGGTGCGGGACCTCGGCGTGCACCGCATCCGCTTCACCGGCGGCGAACCGCTGCTGCGGCGCGATCTGGAGGAGATCATCGCGCGCATGGCGGCGCTCCCGCAGCGACCCGAGCTGGCCATGACCACAAACGGTCTGGGCCTGACCAGGCGGGCCCGCGGACTGGTCGACGCCGGCCTCGACCGCATAAACGTCTCGCTCGACACCGTCGATGCGCAACGGTTCGCCGAGATCACCCGGCGCGACCGGCTGCACGACGTCCTCGCCGGGCTGGCCGCGGCCCGCGACGCCGGGCTCGACCCGGTGAAGGTGAACGCGGTCCTCGCCGACCACTCCGACCTCGCCCGGTTGCCCGACCTCCTCGCGTTCTGCCTGCGGGAGGGTTACGAACTGCGGATCATCGAACAGATGCCGCTCGACGCCGATCATGCGTGGGCGCGTGCGCGCATGGTGACTGCCGACGAGATCCTCGGCGCGTTGTCGGCGGCCTTCGACCTTCGGCCCGACGACGCGCCGCGCGGCAGCGCACCCGCAGCGACGTGGATCGTCGACGGCCATCAGCGGGCCGGGCGTCCGGCGCGGGTCGGCGTGATCGCATCGGTGACACGGCCGTTCTGCGGGGACTGCGACCGCACCCGGCTCACCGCCGACGGCTCGCTGCGCAACTGTCTGTTCGCGACGACCGAGACGGATCTGCGCTCTGTTCTCCGCACCCTGCCCGACGACCGAATCGACGATGCGATCGCGGCCCGCTGGCGCGCCAACGCGTGGGCCAAGGCGGCCGGGCACGCGGTCAACACCCCCGACTTCCGGCAGCCTGCCCGGCCGATGTCTGCGATCGGCGGCTGA
- a CDS encoding flavin reductase family protein has translation MTTTDRIAFELAPASDASALRQAYSCFPSGVVAVCSQDPAEPDSRALIGMAASSFTTVSLDPPLVSVCVQNASTTWPRLRTAPAIGVSVFAGEQSQLCRQMAGTAEHRFDGITPLLGDDGAVFIPDAAAHLSCTIHNEIQAGDHTVVLLAIETLRADPTVEPLVFHASTFRALEARR, from the coding sequence ATGACCACCACCGACCGCATCGCCTTCGAGCTCGCTCCCGCCTCCGACGCGTCCGCATTGCGTCAGGCCTACAGTTGTTTCCCGTCCGGCGTCGTCGCTGTCTGTTCCCAGGACCCCGCCGAACCGGATTCGCGCGCACTGATCGGAATGGCGGCCAGTTCGTTCACCACTGTCTCCCTCGATCCGCCCCTGGTGTCGGTGTGCGTACAGAACGCCTCGACCACCTGGCCGCGTCTGCGCACCGCCCCGGCGATCGGCGTGAGCGTGTTCGCCGGTGAACAGTCGCAGCTGTGCCGGCAGATGGCCGGTACCGCCGAGCACCGCTTCGACGGGATCACGCCGCTGCTGGGCGACGACGGCGCGGTGTTCATCCCGGACGCCGCCGCCCACCTGTCGTGCACCATCCACAACGAGATCCAGGCCGGCGACCACACCGTGGTCCTCCTGGCGATCGAGACCCTGCGCGCCGACCCCACCGTCGAACCACTTGTGTTCCACGCCAGCACTTTCCGCGCTCTGGAAGCCAGACGGTAG
- a CDS encoding MogA/MoaB family molybdenum cofactor biosynthesis protein: MSDETVSDGTGRELHAWIVVASTRASRGQYLDRSGPIISDWLGAQGFTVDEHVVVADGPPVGEAIRAAIYAEAHLVITTGGTGLTPTDRTPEQTRALLDVEIPGLADAIRTAGLPAVPTAVLSRATAGVAVTTLIVNLPGSTGGVRDGLGVLDGVVHHAIDQIRGGDH; the protein is encoded by the coding sequence GTGAGTGACGAGACGGTAAGTGACGGGACAGGGCGTGAGCTGCACGCCTGGATCGTGGTCGCGTCGACGCGGGCGAGCCGCGGCCAATACCTCGACCGTTCCGGGCCGATCATCAGCGACTGGCTCGGCGCGCAGGGTTTCACCGTCGACGAGCACGTCGTCGTCGCCGACGGCCCGCCCGTCGGCGAAGCGATCCGCGCCGCGATCTACGCCGAGGCGCACCTCGTGATCACCACCGGCGGAACCGGTCTGACGCCCACCGATCGGACCCCGGAGCAGACCCGTGCGCTGCTCGACGTCGAGATCCCCGGTCTCGCCGACGCCATCCGCACCGCCGGACTGCCGGCCGTGCCGACCGCTGTGCTCTCGCGCGCCACCGCCGGGGTCGCCGTGACAACACTGATCGTCAACCTCCCGGGCTCGACCGGCGGCGTGCGCGACGGACTCGGCGTCCTCGACGGCGTCGTCCACCACGCCATCGACCAGATCCGCGGCGGAGATCACTGA
- a CDS encoding protein kinase family protein — translation MGEVYLVENPQLERREALKVISVAGGGDSSFQQRFTNEARTAAKLNHPNIITIHRYGIANGAPVVLDEFRRR, via the coding sequence ATGGGTGAGGTCTATCTGGTCGAGAATCCCCAGCTCGAACGTCGGGAAGCACTCAAGGTCATCTCGGTGGCCGGGGGCGGGGATTCCAGTTTCCAGCAGCGGTTCACCAATGAGGCGCGGACCGCGGCCAAGCTGAACCATCCGAACATCATCACGATCCATCGGTACGGCATCGCCAACGGGGCGCCCGTGGTTCTCGATGAGTTTCGTCGAAGGTAA
- a CDS encoding MoaD/ThiS family protein, translating to MQLTVRYFAAARAAAGAESVVVDVEPATTVGELEALLAAGNPALAAVLPRCSYLRDEIAVRDRNRPLGHCTTLDVLPPFAGG from the coding sequence ATGCAGCTGACCGTCCGCTATTTCGCTGCCGCGCGCGCGGCTGCAGGTGCCGAGAGCGTCGTCGTCGACGTGGAACCGGCCACGACCGTAGGCGAACTGGAAGCTCTGCTCGCAGCCGGAAACCCCGCTCTCGCCGCGGTTCTGCCCCGCTGCTCGTATCTGCGCGACGAGATCGCCGTCCGCGACCGGAACCGGCCGCTGGGCCACTGCACGACCCTCGACGTGTTGCCGCCATTCGCGGGTGGCTGA
- a CDS encoding molybdenum cofactor biosynthesis protein MoaE, with the protein MGHSHPIRAEVADTAIDLMEHERWVAEAAAGHAGAIVGFVGAVRDHDHGRGVRALSYSSHPTAPRVLAEVVAEVTLDAEIRAVAVSHRVGDLVVGDAAFIVAVAADHRRAAFETCARLVDEVKARLPVWKHQFFDDGSDEWVGSA; encoded by the coding sequence ATGGGGCACAGTCATCCGATCCGGGCCGAGGTCGCCGATACCGCGATCGACCTGATGGAGCACGAGCGCTGGGTTGCCGAGGCAGCGGCGGGGCACGCGGGCGCGATCGTCGGCTTCGTCGGCGCGGTGCGCGATCACGACCACGGGCGAGGGGTTCGCGCACTGTCCTACTCGTCGCACCCGACGGCACCTCGGGTGCTCGCCGAGGTCGTTGCGGAGGTGACACTCGACGCGGAGATCCGCGCGGTGGCGGTGTCACACCGGGTGGGTGACCTGGTGGTCGGTGACGCCGCGTTCATCGTGGCGGTCGCCGCCGACCATCGTCGGGCCGCCTTCGAGACGTGCGCGCGGCTCGTGGACGAGGTCAAGGCACGTCTGCCGGTGTGGAAACACCAGTTCTTCGACGACGGCTCCGACGAGTGGGTCGGATCGGCCTGA
- a CDS encoding DsbA family protein, with protein MVSENDGKGHDDDVSSDSAPTQAQPMDVQPTEQHPDQTTPVGWPDPGQVPHDQIPTGQVPPGQVPPGQFPPGEFPPGQFPPTAPYPNGPAFGAPPAGPPYSGAPNQGAPFPGAPFPGAPFPGQQFPGQPGPPAKPSNRGPLIAGIVIAAVVVVAAVSVGVWALVRNSDSDSTSRGDGAAASASATSPAATSPSASSPSGTPAAVRPSVATGYAFRVSTAPRGSQPPAVVTVFEDLQCPFCKQFEAQFGAALRGMQANPRVAVDYRIISFLDRASENEYSSRAANASACVAESTATGGDWSKWLAFHTLLFDRQPAEGGAGHDDNALNAFAVQAGATDVSACISERRYAAWIAEATQAGLREIEGTPTVKINGTDHELSTPDALIAAVNQAAGS; from the coding sequence GTGGTCTCGGAGAACGACGGTAAGGGGCACGACGACGACGTGAGCTCCGACTCTGCGCCGACGCAGGCGCAGCCGATGGACGTCCAGCCCACCGAACAGCATCCGGACCAGACCACGCCCGTGGGGTGGCCCGACCCGGGGCAGGTTCCGCATGATCAGATCCCCACGGGACAAGTCCCACCCGGACAAGTCCCGCCCGGCCAGTTCCCGCCGGGAGAATTCCCACCGGGACAATTCCCACCGACGGCGCCGTATCCGAACGGTCCGGCATTCGGCGCCCCGCCGGCCGGGCCGCCATATTCGGGAGCACCGAATCAGGGAGCACCATTTCCGGGTGCGCCGTTCCCGGGTGCGCCGTTCCCGGGCCAGCAGTTCCCCGGTCAGCCGGGACCGCCGGCAAAGCCGTCGAATCGAGGGCCACTGATTGCCGGGATCGTCATCGCGGCGGTGGTCGTCGTAGCCGCGGTCAGCGTCGGCGTCTGGGCCCTCGTGCGAAACTCCGACTCGGACTCCACCTCGCGCGGGGACGGAGCGGCGGCGTCGGCGTCGGCGACATCACCCGCGGCGACATCACCCTCGGCGTCATCACCATCAGGCACACCGGCCGCGGTGCGGCCGAGTGTCGCGACCGGTTACGCGTTCCGGGTCAGTACCGCGCCGCGCGGCAGCCAGCCACCTGCGGTCGTAACGGTGTTCGAGGATCTGCAATGCCCGTTCTGCAAGCAGTTCGAAGCCCAGTTCGGGGCAGCGTTGCGCGGTATGCAGGCCAATCCGCGAGTGGCCGTCGACTATCGGATCATCTCATTCCTCGACCGTGCTTCGGAGAACGAGTACTCGTCGCGTGCGGCCAACGCGTCGGCCTGCGTCGCTGAGTCGACGGCGACCGGTGGCGACTGGTCGAAATGGCTTGCCTTCCACACGCTTCTGTTCGATCGTCAGCCGGCCGAAGGTGGTGCAGGACATGACGACAACGCACTCAACGCCTTTGCCGTGCAGGCCGGCGCTACCGATGTGTCCGCGTGTATCTCGGAGCGTCGCTACGCCGCCTGGATCGCCGAGGCCACGCAGGCGGGCCTCCGCGAGATCGAGGGCACACCGACCGTAAAGATCAACGGCACTGACCACGAACTCAGCACCCCCGACGCCCTGATCGCCGCGGTCAATCAGGCAGCCGGCAGCTAA
- a CDS encoding transglycosylase family protein: protein MSGRHRKQTTNTTTKTLAKVALTGAVLGGGAALLGTGSANAATDSEWNQVAQCESGGNWAINTGNGYHGGLQFSPSTWAGHGGTQFAPSADQATREEQIVVAERVLAGQGKGAWPSCGGPLSGPTPRTAPNDVNPIRNQPQAPEHKDFNLAKAPNAKSTDDVANQVDSALDSSNVTPEVKQMWKAAKDSGVKLSPEQIKLFNQNKHLLPLP from the coding sequence ATGTCCGGACGTCATCGCAAGCAGACGACCAACACGACCACCAAGACCCTCGCCAAGGTCGCGCTCACCGGAGCAGTCCTCGGCGGTGGCGCAGCCCTGCTGGGCACCGGCTCGGCCAACGCCGCCACCGATTCCGAGTGGAACCAGGTTGCCCAGTGCGAGTCGGGCGGCAACTGGGCCATCAACACCGGAAACGGCTACCATGGCGGCCTCCAGTTCAGCCCGAGCACCTGGGCCGGCCACGGCGGCACCCAGTTCGCCCCGAGCGCCGACCAGGCGACTCGCGAGGAGCAAATCGTCGTCGCCGAGCGTGTTCTCGCCGGCCAGGGCAAGGGCGCATGGCCGAGCTGCGGCGGACCGCTCTCCGGCCCGACCCCGCGCACCGCGCCCAACGACGTGAACCCGATCCGCAACCAGCCGCAGGCCCCGGAGCACAAGGACTTCAACCTGGCCAAGGCTCCCAACGCCAAGTCCACCGATGACGTCGCCAACCAGGTCGACAGCGCCCTGGACTCATCGAACGTGACCCCCGAGGTCAAGCAGATGTGGAAGGCCGCCAAGGACAGTGGCGTCAAGCTGAGCCCGGAGCAGATCAAGCTGTTCAACCAGAACAAGCACCTGCTGCCGCTGCCCTGA